From Mucilaginibacter rubeus, a single genomic window includes:
- a CDS encoding M14 family zinc carboxypeptidase — MKIVFAALVACFITLSAKAQLTPFELSKDKNYTATYAQVIDYYQKLNKLYPQQMKLINYGTTDVGKPLTLVVLSKDKVFDPAVIKKQNKRVLLINNGIHPGEPEGIDASMMLVRDMLKNNTLPKDVVICLIALYNIDGNLNRGLSRVSQNGPSAYGFRGNYRNLDLNRDFIKADSRNALAFTQILTTWKPEVFLDNHTSDGADYQYVMTLIETQKEKQNPILADYTTKTLTPYLYSKMKKSGYEMIPYGAGEEGLPDSGIVSFLETPRFATGFTAQHNIISYITETHMLKPFDKRVYATYDFMQHLIEINQRDAKLIGELKRKADEQVINQKTFALSWAVDMDKVDTITFKGYEAGHKASGVSGLPRLYYDRDKPYTKTIKYYNTYKVTATADKPVAYVIPQAWGKVIDLFKLNGVQMKQLAHDTTLNLQMYYIADLKTPARPFEGHYLHTGVKLNPVDMPIKFYTGDYVVYTNQPINRYIVETLEPQGVDSFFAWNFFDSVLGEKEYFSDYVFEDIAADLLKKDPSIKQKLDDAKAKDPQLANNAGAQLFFVYRNSPYFEKTFMRYPVGRLLTNTKLDLK, encoded by the coding sequence ATGAAGATAGTTTTCGCTGCCCTCGTTGCCTGTTTTATTACCTTATCTGCCAAAGCCCAGCTCACCCCGTTTGAGTTAAGCAAGGACAAGAATTATACGGCCACCTACGCCCAGGTGATTGATTACTATCAAAAGCTTAATAAGTTGTACCCGCAGCAAATGAAGCTTATCAATTATGGCACTACAGATGTAGGTAAACCGTTGACGCTTGTAGTACTTTCAAAAGATAAGGTATTTGATCCGGCAGTTATCAAAAAGCAGAATAAACGCGTACTGCTGATCAATAACGGCATTCACCCCGGCGAACCGGAAGGCATTGATGCCAGTATGATGCTGGTACGCGACATGCTTAAGAATAATACGCTGCCCAAAGATGTGGTGATCTGTCTTATTGCCTTATATAACATCGACGGCAACCTTAACCGCGGGTTAAGCCGTGTAAGTCAGAATGGCCCATCTGCCTATGGCTTCAGGGGCAATTACCGCAATCTGGATCTTAACCGCGATTTCATTAAGGCCGATAGCCGTAACGCTTTAGCTTTTACCCAGATCCTCACTACCTGGAAACCCGAAGTGTTTTTAGATAACCACACCAGCGATGGCGCCGATTATCAATATGTGATGACGCTTATCGAAACCCAAAAAGAAAAGCAAAACCCTATCCTGGCCGATTATACCACCAAAACCCTCACCCCATACCTGTACAGCAAAATGAAAAAGAGCGGGTATGAGATGATCCCTTACGGTGCAGGCGAGGAAGGTTTGCCTGATTCTGGCATTGTAAGCTTTTTGGAAACACCACGCTTTGCCACTGGCTTTACTGCCCAGCATAATATCATCAGCTACATTACCGAAACGCATATGCTTAAGCCTTTTGATAAGCGTGTGTATGCTACCTATGATTTTATGCAGCACCTGATTGAAATTAACCAGCGCGATGCTAAACTGATAGGTGAACTGAAACGCAAGGCTGATGAACAAGTAATCAATCAAAAAACTTTTGCATTAAGCTGGGCTGTTGATATGGATAAGGTTGATACCATCACCTTTAAGGGGTATGAAGCAGGTCACAAAGCCAGCGGCGTTAGCGGCTTGCCCAGGTTATATTATGACCGTGATAAGCCATACACCAAAACCATAAAATATTATAACACTTATAAAGTTACTGCTACTGCCGATAAACCGGTGGCTTATGTAATTCCGCAGGCCTGGGGCAAGGTAATTGATTTGTTTAAGCTGAACGGGGTACAGATGAAACAACTGGCCCATGATACCACGCTTAACCTGCAAATGTATTATATAGCCGATCTGAAAACTCCGGCCCGACCTTTTGAAGGGCATTATCTGCATACCGGCGTAAAGCTGAACCCGGTAGATATGCCAATTAAATTTTACACGGGCGATTACGTGGTGTATACTAATCAGCCAATAAACCGTTATATCGTGGAAACGCTGGAGCCGCAGGGTGTCGATTCGTTTTTTGCATGGAACTTTTTTGATTCGGTGCTGGGCGAAAAGGAATATTTTTCGGATTATGTTTTTGAGGATATCGCTGCCGATCTGCTAAAAAAAGATCCGTCGATTAAACAAAAACTGGACGATGCCAAAGCGAAGGATCCGCAACTGGCCAATAACGCCGGTGCGCAATTGTTCTTTGTTTACCGCAATTCGCCTTATTTTGAAAAAACTTTTATGCGCTATCCTGTAGGCAGGCTTTTAACTAATACCAAACTCGACCTTAAATAA
- a CDS encoding rhomboid family intramembrane serine protease has translation MEIIHTAPVACAIFAITIITSLLAFSNDNLYGRMMLHPYTVSRGKDIHTIITSGLIHRDWMHLFFNMLSFYFFAFTLEPIIGHLQFGILYVLSLILSDMPTVIKHKNDYNYYSLGASGAVSAVIFSIVLFMPWQTIYIMPIPIGIWFWLFGILYLVYCHYASKYSRDQINHDAHFFGAISGLIITIVFNHHVLGDFIQQIISEAPAHFRL, from the coding sequence ATGGAAATTATTCACACGGCCCCGGTGGCCTGCGCTATTTTTGCAATAACTATTATTACTTCGCTTTTAGCTTTCTCAAACGATAATCTTTATGGTCGCATGATGCTGCATCCTTACACCGTTTCGCGCGGCAAGGATATCCATACCATCATCACCAGTGGACTCATTCACCGCGATTGGATGCATTTGTTTTTCAATATGCTGTCGTTTTACTTTTTTGCGTTCACGCTCGAACCGATAATAGGGCACCTGCAGTTTGGAATACTATATGTGTTAAGCTTGATACTGAGCGATATGCCAACCGTAATTAAGCATAAAAACGACTATAATTATTATAGTCTTGGTGCCTCTGGTGCTGTTAGCGCTGTGATTTTTAGTATAGTTTTATTTATGCCATGGCAAACCATTTACATAATGCCCATTCCGATTGGCATCTGGTTTTGGCTTTTCGGTATCCTGTACCTGGTATATTGCCATTATGCTTCAAAATATTCACGCGACCAAATCAATCACGACGCGCACTTTTTTGGAGCAATAAGCGGTTTGATAATCACCATCGTTTTTAACCACCATGTTTTAGGCGATTTTATTCAGCAAATTATTTCTGAAGCCCCAGCTCATTTCCGTCTTTAA